A window of the Odocoileus virginianus isolate 20LAN1187 ecotype Illinois chromosome 20, Ovbor_1.2, whole genome shotgun sequence genome harbors these coding sequences:
- the ZNF541 gene encoding zinc finger protein 541 isoform X1, with the protein MDQYSVGDEGALPSEMHLPSFPESQALTCSDALNRDLGPGTRDLLYGGLRGLELDPSFPAPDPPSEAPEDNLDTLSLYSGKASDSMKLLEEYVDPEPQTSLQDLGLGALKVPKEADEGGRATSGSARKGRRQHSSPQNTLLDCSLCGKVFSSASSLSKHYLTHSQERKHVCKICSKAFKRQDHLTGHMLTHQKTKPFVCIEQGCSKSYCDYRSLRRHYEVQHGLCILKEVPPEEEACGDFPHTHEGAGQPTPSDLRSPGPLLPNRDLLRCLVNSIVHHKIPSPGPAGPADGGEGRSMACSCPSPSGSSCCGPAGAPGTLGPDVLEEPRPPRKEPAADVFTAIHSRAAESSGPDPAELEPLQLSSPEGWPEGTPLPSCLPLFRGQTVPATASQPSSHSFQWLQNLSGCPKSKGNNSMFVVHKPPSQEGSEPGPGLSSTSPVGEPSACLGPGPEDVPPFPPMLLKAPGEASGDPRSASASGDDDCWAPKKSKFDCDSFRWPKPGDPGSQDPGSKPGSLSSDATPLFRQLFLKSQESLVSHEQMQVFQMITKSQRIFSHAQVATASSQLPTPDGKQVPLKPLQGPWPQQPPSLTPTVDSLHAGPMNPEPESSPARQRKYTSTFPREASPGSMSRDAKGGPKVAAAPPALTAPSLDPPGNPDISSLAKQLRSSKGTLDLGDIFSPGSLCQTQLGGDEPSRTHLPGKQTQAENGTASGAAKAEKGPACSRGGGYRLFGNSRAQRFSGFRKEKVKMDMCCAASPSQVAMASFSSAGPPAEPSRDSKSKLTIFNRIQGGNIYRLPHPMEEEDIAGGCHQHSRGPTDWAEPRSTYICKNCSQMFYTEKGLNSHMCFHSDQWPSPRGKQDPQVFGMEFCKPSRQVLRPEGDGQSPLGARKSLDNPAAAALGVPVSVPVAPASRPPGSKEKDVDERSSKENGQHRKRKKRPQPKVLFASPPPPKLGQPGPGVCHQSRLRSPVFLVDRLLKGLFQCSPYTPPPMLSPIREGSGLYFNTLCSTSAQASPDRLISTVLNPLDDSFGICVVKDDTKISIEPHINIGSRFQAEIPELQDRSLAGTDEHVASLVWKPWGDVMSNPETQDRVTELCNVACSSVMPGGGTNLELALHCLHEAQGDVQVALETLLLRGPQKPRTHPLANYRYTGSDIWTPMEKRLFKKAFCAHKKDFNLIHKTIQTKTVAQCVEYYYIWKKMIKFDYGRAPGPEKRVRREPDEVDRAEAKVTCSPRERPSHRPTPELKIKTKSYRRESILNSSPNAGPKRSPEAPGSVEGQGAFPCRECERVFDKIKSRNAHMKRHRLQDHVEPVVRVKWPVKPFQLKEEEGEGGELGADIGSLQW; encoded by the exons ATGGACCAGTACAGCGTGGGGGACGAGGGCGCCCTTCCCTCCGAGATGCACCTCCCTTCTTTCCCTGAGAGCCAGGCGCTCACCTGCAGCGACGCCCTCAACCGGGACCTGGGGCCTGGCACGCGGGACCTGCTCTACGGCGGCCTGAGAGGTCTGGAGCTGGACCCCAGCTTCCCGGCGCCCGACCCGCCCAGCGAGGCGCCGGAGGACAACCTGGACACACTGTCCCTGTACTCAGGGAAGGCCAGTGACTCCATGAAGCTGCTGGAGGAGTACGTAGATCCTGAGCCTCAGACTTCCTTACAAG ACCTGGGGCTGGGTGCCCTCAAGGTGCCCAAAGAGGCGGATGAAGGAGGCCGGGCCACCTCGGGGAGTGCGCGGAAAGGCAGGCGGCAGCACAGCTCCCCGCAGAACACGCTCCTGGACTGCAGCCTCTGCGGGAAAGTGTTCAGCAGCGCCAGCTCCCTGAGCAAGCACTACCTGACGCACAGCCAGGAGAGGAAGCACGTGTGCAAGATCTGCAGCAAGGCCTTCAAGCGGCAGGACCACCT GACCGGACACATGCTCACACACCAGAAAACCAAGCCCTTCGTGTGCATCGAGCAGGGCTGCAGCAAGAGCTACTGCGACTACCGCTCACTGCGCCGGCACTACGAGGTCCAGCACGGCCTGTGCATCCTCAAGGAGGTGCCCCCAGAGGAGGAGGCCTGTGGGGACTTTCCCCACACGCACGAGGGGGCGGGCCAGCCCACACCATCCGACCTGAGGTCCCCCGGTCCCCTCCTGCCCAACCGGGACCTCCTGCGCTGCCTCGTCAACAGCATCGTCCACCACAAGATCCCATCCCCCGGGCCGGCTGGGCCTGCGGACGGCGGCGAGGGGAGGAGCATGGCTTGCTCCTGCCCATCCCCCTCGGGGTCCTCCTGCTGCGGCCCAGCTGGCGCCCCAGGGACCCTGGGCCCTGATGTTCTCGAGGAGCCGAGGCCCCCACGGAAGGAGCCCGCCGCTGACGTGTTCACGGCCATCCACTCGCGGGCGGCGGAGAGCAGCGGCCCCGACCCAGCTGAGCTCGAGCCGCTCCAGCTCTCCTCCCCGGAGGGCTGGCCCGAGGGCACCCCTctgccttcctgcctgcctctgTTCCGTGGCCAGACAGTCCCCGCCACTGCTTCCCAGCCATCAAGCCACAGTTTCCAGTGGCTCCAGAACTTGTCAGGCTGCCCCAAGAGCAAAGGGAACAACAGTATGTTTGTCGTCCATAAGCCGCCATCCCAGGAGGGCTCTGAGCCTGGCCCTGGGCTCAGCAGCACCTCCCCGGTTGGGGAGCCCTCTGCTTGCCTGGGGCCCGGCCCAGAGGACGTGCCGCCCTTCCCTCCCATGCTCCTGAAGGCTCCCGGGGAGGCGTCAGGGGACCCCAGATCTGCCAGTGCCAGTGGGGATGATGACTGCTGGGCTCCCAAGAAGAGCAAGTTTGACTGCGACTCCTTCCGGTGGCCGAAACCCGGGGACCCTGGCTCGCAGGACCCTGGCTCGAAGCCCGGCAGCCTCTCATCGGATGCCACCCCACTCTTCCGACAGCTCTTCCTGAAGTCGCAGGAGTCCCTGGTGAGCCACGAGCAGATGCAGGTGTTCCAGATGATCACCAAGTCCCAGCGGATCTTCTCCCATGCCCAGGTGGCCACCGCTTCCTCCCAGCTCCCCACTCCTGATGGCAAACAGGTCCCCCTGAAGCCGCTGCAGGGGCCATGGCCACAGCAGCCCCCATCTCTGACGCCCACTGTTGACTCCCTCCATGCTGGCCCAATGAACCCTGAGCCAGAGAGCTCGCCAGCCCGCCAAAGAAAATACACATCCACTTTCCCCAGGGAGGCCTCACCTGGCAGCATGAGCCGGGATGCAAAGGGTGGACCAAAAGTGGCTGCTGCTCCACCAGCCCTCACAGCACCATCCCTGGACCCTCCCGGGAACCCAGACATCTCTTCTCTGGCCAAGCAGTTGAGATCCTCAAAAGGGACCTTGGACCTGGGGGATATCTTCTCTCCCGGGAGCCTGTGTCAGACCCAGTTAGGAGGGGACGAGCCATCCAGAACCCACCTCCCAGGGAAGCAGACCCAAGCCGAAAATGGCACGGCCTCCGGGGCCGCAAAAGCCGAAAAGGGCCCAGCCTGCTCCCGGGGTGGAGGCTACAGGCTCTTCGGCAACTCCAGAGCACAGCGCTTTTCAGGCTTCCGGAAGGAGAAGGTGAAAATGGACATGTGCTGTGCGGCTTCCCCAAGCCAGGTGGCCATGGCCTCCTTCTCGTCGGCCGGACCTCCAGCAGAGCCCTCCCGGGACTCCAAGTCCAAACTGACGATATTCAACAGGATCCAG GGTGGAAATATCTACCGGCTCCCCCACCCGATGGAGGAGGAGGACATAGCCGGTGGCTG TCACCAGCACAGCAGGGGCCCCACAGACTGGGCAGAGCCGCGGAGCACTTACATTTGCAAGAACTGCAGCCAGATGTTCTATACAGAGAAGGGGCTGAACAGCCACATGTGTTTCCACAGCGACCAGTGGCCGTCCCCTCGAGGGAAGCAGGATCCACAG GTGTTTGGCATGGAGTTTTGCAAGCCTTCAAGACAGGTGCTGAGGCCAGAGGGGGATGGGCAGAGTCCCCTGGGAGCCAGAAAGAGCCTGGACAACCCAGCTGCAGCTGCTTTGGGGGTCCCAGTGTCGGTACCTGTGGCCCCAGCAAGCCGCCCCCCAGGCAGCAAG GAGAAGGACGTGGATGAGAGAAGCAGCAAGGAGAATGGCCAGCACCGAAAGCGGAAGAAGCGCCCGCAGCCCAAGGTGCTGTTCGCCTCTCCTCCGCCCCCCAAGCTCGGGCAGCCGGGCCCAGGGGTGTGTCACCAGAGCCGCCTGCGCTCCCCTGTGTTCCTGGTGGACCGCCTCCTGAAGGGGCTGTTCCAGTGCTCGCCCTACACGCCGCCGCCCATGCTCAGCCCCATCCGGGAGGGCTCGGGACTCTATTTCAACACCCTCTGTTCTACGTCCGCTCAGGCCAGCCCCGACAGGCTCATCAGCACCGTGCTCA ATCCCCTGGATGACTCTTTTGGCATCTGTGTGGTTAAGGACGACACCAAGATCAGCATTGAACC ACACATCAACATAGGAAGCCGGTTTCAGGCTGAAATTCCAGAGCTCCAGGACAGATCTCTGGCTGGGACTGACGAGCACGTTGCTTCTTTGGTCTGGAAGCCGTGGGGAGATGTGATGAGCAACCCGGAAACGCAGGACAGAG TAACAGAGCTCTGCAACGTGGCCTGCTCCAGCGTGATGCCCGGCGGGGGCACCAACCTGGAGCTGGCGCTGCACTGCCTGCACGAAGCCCAGGGTGATGTCCAG GTTGCCCTGGAGACCCTCTTACTCAGAGGACCCCAGAAGCCGCGAACTCACCCTCTCGCCAACTACCGCTACACAG GTTCAGACATCTGGACCCCCATGGAGAAGAGGCTCTTTAAGAAGGCATTCTGTGCCCACAAGAAGGACTTTAACTTGATACACAAGACG ATCCAGACAAAGACCGTAGCCCAGTGTGTCGAGTATTATTACATCTGGAAAAAAATGATCAAGTTTGACTATGGCCGAGCCCCAGGGCCAGAAAAGAGGGTCAGGAGGGAGCCAGATGAAGTAGACAGGGCGGAAGCCAAG GTCACTTGCAGTCCTCGGGAGAGACCCAGCCACCGTCCAACCCCCGAACTAAAGATAAAGACCAAGAGTTACAGGAGGGAGTCCATCCTCAACTCCAGCCCGAACGCTGGCCCCAAGCGGAGCCCCGAGGCACCGGGGAGCGTGGAGGGCCAGGGCGCCTTTCCCTGCCGGGAGTGTGAGAG GGTGTTTGATAAGATCAAGAGTCGAAATGCCCACATGAAGCGGCACCGGCTGCAGGACCACGTGGAGCCCGTCGTCAGGGTCAAGTGGCCGGTGAAGCCCTTCCagctgaaggaggaggagggggaggggggggagctGGGGGCTGACATCGGATCCCTGCAGTGGTGA
- the ZNF541 gene encoding zinc finger protein 541 isoform X2, protein MDQYSVGDEGALPSEMHLPSFPESQALTCSDALNRDLGPGTRDLLYGGLRGLELDPSFPAPDPPSEAPEDNLDTLSLYSGKASDSMKLLEEYVDPEPQTSLQDLGLGALKVPKEADEGGRATSGSARKGRRQHSSPQNTLLDCSLCGKVFSSASSLSKHYLTHSQERKHVCKICSKAFKRQDHLTGHMLTHQKTKPFVCIEQGCSKSYCDYRSLRRHYEVQHGLCILKEVPPEEEACGDFPHTHEGAGQPTPSDLRSPGPLLPNRDLLRCLVNSIVHHKIPSPGPAGPADGGEGRSMACSCPSPSGSSCCGPAGAPGTLGPDVLEEPRPPRKEPAADVFTAIHSRAAESSGPDPAELEPLQLSSPEGWPEGTPLPSCLPLFRGQTVPATASQPSSHSFQWLQNLSGCPKSKGNNSMFVVHKPPSQEGSEPGPGLSSTSPVGEPSACLGPGPEDVPPFPPMLLKAPGEASGDPRSASASGDDDCWAPKKSKFDCDSFRWPKPGDPGSQDPGSKPGSLSSDATPLFRQLFLKSQESLVSHEQMQVFQMITKSQRIFSHAQVATASSQLPTPDGKQVPLKPLQGPWPQQPPSLTPTVDSLHAGPMNPEPESSPARQRKYTSTFPREASPGSMSRDAKGGPKVAAAPPALTAPSLDPPGNPDISSLAKQLRSSKGTLDLGDIFSPGSLCQTQLGGDEPSRTHLPGKQTQAENGTASGAAKAEKGPACSRGGGYRLFGNSRAQRFSGFRKEKVKMDMCCAASPSQVAMASFSSAGPPAEPSRDSKSKLTIFNRIQGGNIYRLPHPMEEEDIAGGCDQWPSPRGKQDPQVFGMEFCKPSRQVLRPEGDGQSPLGARKSLDNPAAAALGVPVSVPVAPASRPPGSKEKDVDERSSKENGQHRKRKKRPQPKVLFASPPPPKLGQPGPGVCHQSRLRSPVFLVDRLLKGLFQCSPYTPPPMLSPIREGSGLYFNTLCSTSAQASPDRLISTVLNPLDDSFGICVVKDDTKISIEPHINIGSRFQAEIPELQDRSLAGTDEHVASLVWKPWGDVMSNPETQDRVTELCNVACSSVMPGGGTNLELALHCLHEAQGDVQVALETLLLRGPQKPRTHPLANYRYTGSDIWTPMEKRLFKKAFCAHKKDFNLIHKTIQTKTVAQCVEYYYIWKKMIKFDYGRAPGPEKRVRREPDEVDRAEAKVTCSPRERPSHRPTPELKIKTKSYRRESILNSSPNAGPKRSPEAPGSVEGQGAFPCRECERVFDKIKSRNAHMKRHRLQDHVEPVVRVKWPVKPFQLKEEEGEGGELGADIGSLQW, encoded by the exons ATGGACCAGTACAGCGTGGGGGACGAGGGCGCCCTTCCCTCCGAGATGCACCTCCCTTCTTTCCCTGAGAGCCAGGCGCTCACCTGCAGCGACGCCCTCAACCGGGACCTGGGGCCTGGCACGCGGGACCTGCTCTACGGCGGCCTGAGAGGTCTGGAGCTGGACCCCAGCTTCCCGGCGCCCGACCCGCCCAGCGAGGCGCCGGAGGACAACCTGGACACACTGTCCCTGTACTCAGGGAAGGCCAGTGACTCCATGAAGCTGCTGGAGGAGTACGTAGATCCTGAGCCTCAGACTTCCTTACAAG ACCTGGGGCTGGGTGCCCTCAAGGTGCCCAAAGAGGCGGATGAAGGAGGCCGGGCCACCTCGGGGAGTGCGCGGAAAGGCAGGCGGCAGCACAGCTCCCCGCAGAACACGCTCCTGGACTGCAGCCTCTGCGGGAAAGTGTTCAGCAGCGCCAGCTCCCTGAGCAAGCACTACCTGACGCACAGCCAGGAGAGGAAGCACGTGTGCAAGATCTGCAGCAAGGCCTTCAAGCGGCAGGACCACCT GACCGGACACATGCTCACACACCAGAAAACCAAGCCCTTCGTGTGCATCGAGCAGGGCTGCAGCAAGAGCTACTGCGACTACCGCTCACTGCGCCGGCACTACGAGGTCCAGCACGGCCTGTGCATCCTCAAGGAGGTGCCCCCAGAGGAGGAGGCCTGTGGGGACTTTCCCCACACGCACGAGGGGGCGGGCCAGCCCACACCATCCGACCTGAGGTCCCCCGGTCCCCTCCTGCCCAACCGGGACCTCCTGCGCTGCCTCGTCAACAGCATCGTCCACCACAAGATCCCATCCCCCGGGCCGGCTGGGCCTGCGGACGGCGGCGAGGGGAGGAGCATGGCTTGCTCCTGCCCATCCCCCTCGGGGTCCTCCTGCTGCGGCCCAGCTGGCGCCCCAGGGACCCTGGGCCCTGATGTTCTCGAGGAGCCGAGGCCCCCACGGAAGGAGCCCGCCGCTGACGTGTTCACGGCCATCCACTCGCGGGCGGCGGAGAGCAGCGGCCCCGACCCAGCTGAGCTCGAGCCGCTCCAGCTCTCCTCCCCGGAGGGCTGGCCCGAGGGCACCCCTctgccttcctgcctgcctctgTTCCGTGGCCAGACAGTCCCCGCCACTGCTTCCCAGCCATCAAGCCACAGTTTCCAGTGGCTCCAGAACTTGTCAGGCTGCCCCAAGAGCAAAGGGAACAACAGTATGTTTGTCGTCCATAAGCCGCCATCCCAGGAGGGCTCTGAGCCTGGCCCTGGGCTCAGCAGCACCTCCCCGGTTGGGGAGCCCTCTGCTTGCCTGGGGCCCGGCCCAGAGGACGTGCCGCCCTTCCCTCCCATGCTCCTGAAGGCTCCCGGGGAGGCGTCAGGGGACCCCAGATCTGCCAGTGCCAGTGGGGATGATGACTGCTGGGCTCCCAAGAAGAGCAAGTTTGACTGCGACTCCTTCCGGTGGCCGAAACCCGGGGACCCTGGCTCGCAGGACCCTGGCTCGAAGCCCGGCAGCCTCTCATCGGATGCCACCCCACTCTTCCGACAGCTCTTCCTGAAGTCGCAGGAGTCCCTGGTGAGCCACGAGCAGATGCAGGTGTTCCAGATGATCACCAAGTCCCAGCGGATCTTCTCCCATGCCCAGGTGGCCACCGCTTCCTCCCAGCTCCCCACTCCTGATGGCAAACAGGTCCCCCTGAAGCCGCTGCAGGGGCCATGGCCACAGCAGCCCCCATCTCTGACGCCCACTGTTGACTCCCTCCATGCTGGCCCAATGAACCCTGAGCCAGAGAGCTCGCCAGCCCGCCAAAGAAAATACACATCCACTTTCCCCAGGGAGGCCTCACCTGGCAGCATGAGCCGGGATGCAAAGGGTGGACCAAAAGTGGCTGCTGCTCCACCAGCCCTCACAGCACCATCCCTGGACCCTCCCGGGAACCCAGACATCTCTTCTCTGGCCAAGCAGTTGAGATCCTCAAAAGGGACCTTGGACCTGGGGGATATCTTCTCTCCCGGGAGCCTGTGTCAGACCCAGTTAGGAGGGGACGAGCCATCCAGAACCCACCTCCCAGGGAAGCAGACCCAAGCCGAAAATGGCACGGCCTCCGGGGCCGCAAAAGCCGAAAAGGGCCCAGCCTGCTCCCGGGGTGGAGGCTACAGGCTCTTCGGCAACTCCAGAGCACAGCGCTTTTCAGGCTTCCGGAAGGAGAAGGTGAAAATGGACATGTGCTGTGCGGCTTCCCCAAGCCAGGTGGCCATGGCCTCCTTCTCGTCGGCCGGACCTCCAGCAGAGCCCTCCCGGGACTCCAAGTCCAAACTGACGATATTCAACAGGATCCAG GGTGGAAATATCTACCGGCTCCCCCACCCGATGGAGGAGGAGGACATAGCCGGTGGCTG CGACCAGTGGCCGTCCCCTCGAGGGAAGCAGGATCCACAG GTGTTTGGCATGGAGTTTTGCAAGCCTTCAAGACAGGTGCTGAGGCCAGAGGGGGATGGGCAGAGTCCCCTGGGAGCCAGAAAGAGCCTGGACAACCCAGCTGCAGCTGCTTTGGGGGTCCCAGTGTCGGTACCTGTGGCCCCAGCAAGCCGCCCCCCAGGCAGCAAG GAGAAGGACGTGGATGAGAGAAGCAGCAAGGAGAATGGCCAGCACCGAAAGCGGAAGAAGCGCCCGCAGCCCAAGGTGCTGTTCGCCTCTCCTCCGCCCCCCAAGCTCGGGCAGCCGGGCCCAGGGGTGTGTCACCAGAGCCGCCTGCGCTCCCCTGTGTTCCTGGTGGACCGCCTCCTGAAGGGGCTGTTCCAGTGCTCGCCCTACACGCCGCCGCCCATGCTCAGCCCCATCCGGGAGGGCTCGGGACTCTATTTCAACACCCTCTGTTCTACGTCCGCTCAGGCCAGCCCCGACAGGCTCATCAGCACCGTGCTCA ATCCCCTGGATGACTCTTTTGGCATCTGTGTGGTTAAGGACGACACCAAGATCAGCATTGAACC ACACATCAACATAGGAAGCCGGTTTCAGGCTGAAATTCCAGAGCTCCAGGACAGATCTCTGGCTGGGACTGACGAGCACGTTGCTTCTTTGGTCTGGAAGCCGTGGGGAGATGTGATGAGCAACCCGGAAACGCAGGACAGAG TAACAGAGCTCTGCAACGTGGCCTGCTCCAGCGTGATGCCCGGCGGGGGCACCAACCTGGAGCTGGCGCTGCACTGCCTGCACGAAGCCCAGGGTGATGTCCAG GTTGCCCTGGAGACCCTCTTACTCAGAGGACCCCAGAAGCCGCGAACTCACCCTCTCGCCAACTACCGCTACACAG GTTCAGACATCTGGACCCCCATGGAGAAGAGGCTCTTTAAGAAGGCATTCTGTGCCCACAAGAAGGACTTTAACTTGATACACAAGACG ATCCAGACAAAGACCGTAGCCCAGTGTGTCGAGTATTATTACATCTGGAAAAAAATGATCAAGTTTGACTATGGCCGAGCCCCAGGGCCAGAAAAGAGGGTCAGGAGGGAGCCAGATGAAGTAGACAGGGCGGAAGCCAAG GTCACTTGCAGTCCTCGGGAGAGACCCAGCCACCGTCCAACCCCCGAACTAAAGATAAAGACCAAGAGTTACAGGAGGGAGTCCATCCTCAACTCCAGCCCGAACGCTGGCCCCAAGCGGAGCCCCGAGGCACCGGGGAGCGTGGAGGGCCAGGGCGCCTTTCCCTGCCGGGAGTGTGAGAG GGTGTTTGATAAGATCAAGAGTCGAAATGCCCACATGAAGCGGCACCGGCTGCAGGACCACGTGGAGCCCGTCGTCAGGGTCAAGTGGCCGGTGAAGCCCTTCCagctgaaggaggaggagggggaggggggggagctGGGGGCTGACATCGGATCCCTGCAGTGGTGA